The following are from one region of the Candidatus Zixiibacteriota bacterium genome:
- the rlmD gene encoding 23S rRNA (uracil(1939)-C(5))-methyltransferase RlmD codes for MDEKLVELEIEDLAFNGKAVAHLDGKVVFLKGGIPGDKVLAEITRRKQSYDEATIKEIVTKSKLRISAQCQHFDVCGGCTWQDLSYEHQLKFKHKQVADCLERIGKTLDVRLHEVVGSAELFHYRNKMEFSFHDTGNGNFNLGLHHRGRFDEIFDLEECLLQTNTADKLVHFIRNFVKQHNIPVYNVMDHTGFLRFLVIREARRTGKIMVNLVTNSGNIPHRMELIKELSAAFPQVATLIHNENSRKANVAQGERERVLFGMGFIEEEILGCRLRIRANSFFQTNSVQTETLYRAAFDLLLPDKGDRVLDLYCGTGSIGILIAEHVQEVIGVEIVADAVAAARENAIENRISNIKFFEGDVKDFLSSGEVGDTPFDIVIIDPPRAGMNPKALRRMIRLEPSKVLYISCNPATFARDAATLLEAGYRLPEVRPVDMFPHTMHIELIGVFYRE; via the coding sequence ATGGATGAGAAACTGGTTGAACTGGAGATTGAGGATCTGGCTTTCAACGGTAAAGCAGTTGCCCATCTCGACGGCAAAGTGGTTTTCCTCAAGGGTGGGATTCCCGGCGACAAAGTTCTGGCCGAGATCACCCGTCGAAAACAAAGTTATGACGAGGCTACAATTAAGGAGATCGTTACCAAGTCCAAGTTGCGAATTTCTGCTCAGTGTCAGCATTTTGATGTTTGCGGTGGATGTACCTGGCAGGACTTGAGCTATGAACATCAACTGAAGTTCAAGCACAAACAGGTGGCTGACTGTCTGGAACGGATCGGCAAGACGCTTGATGTTCGTCTTCACGAGGTTGTCGGTTCAGCCGAACTTTTCCACTACCGTAACAAGATGGAGTTTTCATTTCATGACACCGGCAACGGCAATTTCAATCTTGGGCTGCACCACCGTGGCAGGTTTGATGAGATATTTGATCTAGAGGAGTGTTTGCTTCAAACAAACACGGCCGACAAGCTCGTTCATTTTATCAGAAACTTCGTTAAACAGCACAACATCCCAGTCTATAACGTGATGGACCATACCGGATTCCTGCGTTTTCTGGTAATCCGGGAAGCGCGACGGACGGGCAAGATCATGGTTAATCTCGTCACCAACTCCGGAAACATTCCACATCGGATGGAGTTGATCAAAGAACTGAGTGCAGCTTTTCCGCAGGTGGCTACATTGATTCACAATGAAAATAGCCGGAAGGCAAATGTCGCTCAGGGTGAACGGGAGCGAGTACTGTTTGGAATGGGGTTCATCGAGGAAGAAATACTGGGTTGTCGTCTTCGCATTCGTGCCAATTCGTTTTTCCAGACCAACTCAGTCCAAACCGAGACGCTCTACCGGGCCGCCTTCGATCTGTTGCTACCGGATAAAGGTGACCGGGTGCTTGATCTTTACTGCGGCACTGGCTCGATTGGCATTCTGATCGCGGAGCACGTGCAGGAAGTAATCGGCGTTGAGATAGTCGCGGATGCGGTCGCGGCCGCTCGCGAGAATGCGATCGAGAACCGGATTTCCAACATTAAGTTTTTCGAAGGTGATGTCAAAGATTTTCTCAGTTCGGGTGAGGTCGGTGATACTCCCTTTGATATTGTCATAATTGATCCTCCACGGGCAGGGATGAACCCAAAAGCGCTACGCCGGATGATTCGTCTGGAACCTTCAAAAGTCCTATACATCTCGTGCAACCCGGCCACTTTTGCGCGTGATGCTGCTACGTTGCTGGAAGCGGGCTATCGCCTGCCCGAAGTGCGACCGGTTGATATGTTTCCTCATACGATGCACATTGAACTGATCGGTGTTTTCTACCGCGAGTAA
- a CDS encoding DUF885 domain-containing protein: protein MATRIIGVLIILSCVLVTAGDSYAGKKQTFEQLCLEALETVQSFYPVRSTEMGIHAYDNRLTDYSSKSVKSMIKRLTGIEKKLYKFKPSKLNSYQQLNKKLTKATVDVALLDLKAIKWHKKSPQLYIQEAVDGVYFLLLSNHDPLSERVVPIIGRMKAVPAHLATARKNIKNPPRVFIEAAMETTETAMEFFQQVSGELMNKFPERADQILKVSTAAREAMNDYSSWLSDVIPGPETAFAIGKDNFDYKLGHEYFLQFDSDSLLVLGEQLLNESQTAYREYEQYVETHHQNGQDSVFVPATFARDDILEYYNWETAQVRTFLELNDLMSIPDDIAPVTVIETPSFLRTMISGIAYQPAAPFDSIQHGYFYVRPIPEDLSRRQLEARFRYTHRRGFKGSVVHEAYPGHHLQMQLAGRHVDPVRKWQYNMMLIEGWALYCEEMVYHAGLYGEEDPSRWLGTLGGIQFRAARIVVDVKLHTGQFTYDEAVAWMTTELNVTTDSGREYIAKEVRRYCHAPTIQMAYLMGKQEIMNLRRAVEKKEGDTFSLKSFHDRLLAEGSIPPSLLWDIFDVERKEKVL from the coding sequence ATGGCCACAAGGATTATTGGCGTTCTGATTATTCTGAGTTGTGTTCTGGTAACAGCCGGAGACAGCTACGCAGGCAAGAAACAGACTTTTGAGCAATTGTGTCTTGAAGCGCTCGAGACGGTACAGTCATTTTATCCGGTGCGATCAACCGAGATGGGGATTCATGCCTACGACAATCGTTTGACGGATTATTCTTCCAAGTCAGTCAAGAGTATGATTAAAAGACTCACGGGGATTGAGAAGAAGCTGTACAAGTTCAAACCTTCAAAATTGAATTCTTACCAGCAACTCAATAAGAAATTGACGAAGGCCACTGTTGATGTAGCCTTGCTGGATCTCAAGGCGATTAAGTGGCACAAGAAATCCCCGCAGTTGTACATTCAGGAAGCCGTTGATGGCGTCTATTTTCTGCTGCTGTCAAACCATGATCCATTGTCGGAACGAGTGGTGCCAATCATTGGCCGCATGAAAGCTGTTCCGGCGCATCTGGCAACAGCTCGTAAGAATATCAAGAATCCGCCCAGGGTATTCATCGAGGCCGCAATGGAGACAACCGAAACCGCTATGGAGTTTTTTCAGCAGGTTTCCGGCGAACTGATGAACAAATTTCCAGAGCGGGCCGACCAAATTCTCAAAGTGTCCACAGCGGCACGAGAGGCTATGAACGACTATTCTTCATGGCTCTCGGATGTGATTCCGGGACCGGAGACGGCTTTCGCGATTGGGAAAGACAATTTCGACTACAAGTTGGGCCATGAATATTTTCTTCAGTTTGATTCTGATTCGCTATTGGTTTTGGGGGAGCAACTTCTGAATGAGAGCCAGACCGCTTATCGTGAATACGAACAATATGTTGAAACTCACCATCAGAACGGACAGGATTCCGTTTTTGTTCCTGCTACGTTTGCCCGCGACGACATTCTGGAGTACTACAATTGGGAGACAGCGCAGGTTAGGACCTTCCTGGAGCTAAACGACCTGATGTCGATACCTGATGACATCGCACCGGTTACGGTTATCGAGACGCCGTCTTTCCTGCGGACCATGATCAGCGGGATTGCCTATCAGCCGGCCGCACCATTTGACAGTATTCAGCATGGTTACTTCTATGTGCGCCCGATCCCGGAGGACTTGAGCCGGAGACAACTGGAAGCCCGTTTTCGCTATACGCACCGTCGGGGTTTCAAAGGTTCTGTTGTCCATGAGGCGTATCCGGGCCATCACCTGCAAATGCAATTGGCCGGTCGTCATGTCGATCCGGTACGCAAATGGCAGTACAACATGATGTTGATCGAGGGTTGGGCACTCTATTGCGAGGAGATGGTTTACCACGCCGGACTATATGGCGAAGAAGACCCATCCCGTTGGTTGGGTACGCTCGGTGGCATCCAATTCAGGGCAGCCCGGATTGTAGTCGATGTCAAGCTCCATACGGGACAGTTTACCTATGACGAAGCAGTGGCATGGATGACGACAGAATTGAATGTGACAACCGATTCGGGACGCGAGTACATTGCCAAGGAGGTGCGGCGGTATTGCCATGCACCTACCATTCAGATGGCATACTTGATGGGCAAGCAGGAGATAATGAATCTTCGCCGTGCGGTTGAGAAAAAAGAAGGTGATACCTTCTCTCTCAAGTCGTTCCACGACCGACTGCTGGCGGAAGGTTCGATTCCTCCATCTCTACTGTGGGACATATTTGATGTCGAGCGGAAAGAGAAGGTGCTCTGA
- a CDS encoding sporulation protein, with product MMSNNVVEILKGVVGELREIAKSETVIGQPVTVGDKTVIPIVKISVGFGAGGGQGEDDKARAGFGGGGGGGAKIEPAAFIIMDDDGVKLIPVGKGKWDTIIDAIPGIAKKLGKMKDSLTSDKGKDTDSADEPTEDTSEEA from the coding sequence ATGATGTCCAATAATGTTGTTGAGATTCTTAAGGGTGTGGTCGGTGAACTACGCGAGATAGCCAAATCGGAAACGGTAATCGGACAGCCGGTTACGGTTGGAGACAAGACGGTCATTCCCATAGTCAAGATTTCTGTCGGTTTTGGAGCCGGTGGCGGTCAGGGAGAAGATGACAAGGCACGTGCCGGGTTTGGTGGTGGCGGTGGCGGCGGGGCAAAAATCGAGCCGGCGGCGTTTATAATCATGGATGATGACGGCGTTAAATTGATTCCAGTCGGTAAAGGGAAATGGGATACGATTATTGATGCCATCCCCGGAATCGCAAAGAAGCTCGGCAAGATGAAGGACAGTCTCACGTCCGACAAGGGCAAGGATACGGATTCTGCCGACGAACCGACCGAGGATACTTCCGAAGAAGCGTAG
- a CDS encoding thrombospondin type 3 repeat-containing protein, protein MNHRLVLLALLLLVSTVSSVAAQHPNDPGTPDTLALVATLCPEAGTGQMQVQVDVYVYNDYKLTGATAGFIWDNPNLQMDSAVGQPLINDGFGIGPFFYENSDINVTNANKRYLIGGQAFMNPGIPGDGTGRRLWASYYFTLSSWSVDDLIMMDSSYYSSATDFMFTGSDAGGSSVMFRPVWGGVLYIGDDCEFCVDPDGDGFGDPNIPGQYCAADNCPEVYNPSQVDVDSDGHGDVCDNCPDDNNPDQADVDSDDVGDVCDNCPEDSNTDQADADGDNLGDVCDNCPDDSNPGQEDSDSDNIGNVCDNCPADPNTDQADGDSDTVGDVCDNCPTDPNTNQADGDSDTVGDLCDNCLNDPNTDQTDGDSDTVGDVCDNCPDDPNTDQADGDSDSVGDVCDNCPDDPNTDQADGDSDSVGDVCDNCPDDPNQYQEDADSDGIGDVCDPCPNDPNNDADGDGHCADVDNCPAVHNPTQADGDSDTIGDACDNCPAEPNTDQADGDTDSVGDVCDNCPTDPNTNQADGDSDTVGDLCDNCPTDVNTDQADGDGDTVGDVCDNCPTDPNTNQADGDSDTVGDVCDNCPTDPNVDQNDADSDDVGDVCDNCPTDPNTNQADGDSDTVGDVCDNCPDDSNVDQTDTDTDTVGDVCDNCPDDPNSDQADADDDGIGDVCDPCPLDPDNDIDGDGVCGDVDNCPAVHNDDQADGDSDDVGDVCDNCPVDPNTDQADGDSDTVGDVCDNCPADPNVDQTDADSDDVGDVCDNCPTDPNTNQADTDSDTVGDVCDNCPTDLNTNQADGDDDTVGDVCDNCPTDPNVDQADADSDDVGDVCDNCPTDPNTNQADGDGDTVGDVCDNCPEVWNQDQSDVDTDGVGDLCDNCPDDPNTNQLDSDDDGIGDECDPCPLDPDNDIDGDGYCSDIDNCPTVYNDDQADDDSDDIGDVCDNCVNAANMDQTNSDGDEHGDACDNCPGDDNPDQSDVDNDTVGDVCDNCPDSINTDQNDQDEDSVGNVCDNCPTVHNPDQIDTDGDGLGDACDGCCEGIRGNVNGDPADLVQIDDLTYLVAYLFTGGPELPCMDEGNINGISGPGGDIDISDLVYLVDYLFRGGPAPADCPW, encoded by the coding sequence ATGAACCACAGATTGGTCTTACTGGCTCTACTCCTGCTCGTTTCGACCGTTTCATCGGTAGCGGCGCAGCATCCAAATGACCCCGGTACTCCGGATACGCTAGCGCTGGTCGCTACGCTGTGTCCCGAAGCTGGCACGGGGCAAATGCAGGTTCAAGTCGATGTCTATGTTTACAATGATTACAAACTAACAGGTGCAACAGCTGGGTTTATCTGGGATAATCCTAACCTCCAGATGGACAGCGCCGTTGGACAACCGCTCATCAACGATGGTTTTGGCATTGGACCGTTCTTCTATGAAAACAGCGACATCAATGTCACCAATGCCAATAAACGGTACTTGATCGGTGGACAGGCCTTCATGAATCCCGGTATTCCTGGTGACGGCACTGGCCGACGCCTGTGGGCCAGTTACTACTTCACGCTGTCAAGCTGGTCCGTGGATGACCTGATCATGATGGACAGTTCCTACTACAGTTCCGCAACCGATTTCATGTTCACTGGGTCCGATGCCGGAGGATCATCGGTGATGTTCCGACCCGTGTGGGGCGGTGTGCTGTACATTGGTGATGATTGTGAATTTTGCGTTGATCCAGATGGGGACGGCTTTGGCGACCCAAACATACCCGGTCAATATTGTGCTGCTGATAATTGTCCCGAAGTCTATAATCCATCACAAGTCGATGTCGATAGCGATGGTCACGGTGATGTATGTGATAATTGTCCCGATGATAATAATCCAGACCAGGCCGACGTTGACAGTGATGATGTCGGAGATGTTTGCGATAATTGTCCCGAAGACTCCAACACTGATCAGGCTGACGCGGATGGTGATAACCTTGGCGATGTCTGCGATAACTGTCCCGACGACAGCAATCCCGGCCAGGAAGACAGCGACAGCGACAATATCGGCAACGTCTGCGATAACTGCCCCGCTGATCCGAATACCGATCAGGCTGACGGCGATAGCGATACGGTCGGTGATGTCTGCGACAACTGCCCCACCGATCCCAACACCAATCAAGCAGATGGTGACAGCGATACAGTAGGTGATCTGTGCGATAACTGTCTGAATGACCCCAACACCGATCAGACCGACGGTGACAGCGATACAGTCGGTGATGTCTGCGACAATTGTCCGGATGACCCCAACACTGATCAGGCTGATGGTGACAGCGATTCAGTAGGTGATGTCTGTGACAATTGTCCAGATGACCCCAACACTGATCAGGCTGATGGTGACAGCGATTCAGTAGGCGATGTTTGTGACAACTGTCCTGATGATCCGAATCAGTATCAGGAAGATGCTGACAGCGACGGTATTGGTGATGTCTGCGACCCTTGTCCCAACGACCCCAATAACGATGCGGACGGCGATGGTCATTGTGCCGATGTTGACAATTGTCCTGCAGTGCATAATCCAACTCAAGCCGATGGAGACTCTGACACGATCGGTGATGCCTGCGATAATTGCCCAGCCGAACCGAATACCGATCAGGCTGACGGCGACACCGATAGTGTGGGCGACGTCTGTGATAACTGCCCCACTGATCCCAACACCAATCAAGCGGACGGCGACAGTGATACGGTAGGCGATTTGTGCGACAACTGTCCGACTGACGTCAACACCGATCAGGCCGATGGCGACGGCGATACGGTCGGTGATGTCTGCGATAATTGCCCCACCGATCCGAATACCAATCAAGCGGACGGTGACAGCGATACGGTCGGTGATGTCTGCGACAACTGCCCGACCGATCCCAATGTCGATCAGAATGATGCCGACTCCGACGATGTGGGTGATGTTTGCGATAACTGTCCCACTGATCCCAATACCAATCAGGCTGACGGCGATAGTGATACGGTCGGTGATGTCTGTGACAATTGTCCCGATGATTCCAATGTCGATCAGACTGATACTGATACCGATACTGTCGGTGATGTCTGCGACAATTGTCCCGACGATCCAAACAGCGATCAAGCTGATGCCGACGACGATGGTATCGGTGATGTTTGCGACCCGTGCCCTCTGGATCCGGATAACGATATTGATGGCGATGGAGTCTGTGGTGACGTAGATAACTGCCCTGCCGTGCATAACGATGATCAGGCAGATGGTGACAGCGATGACGTCGGAGACGTATGCGACAATTGCCCTGTTGATCCGAACACCGATCAGGCTGACGGCGACAGTGACACAGTGGGCGATGTCTGTGACAACTGTCCGGCCGATCCTAATGTCGATCAAACTGATGCCGACTCCGACGATGTGGGTGATGTTTGCGACAATTGCCCCACTGATCCCAATACAAATCAGGCTGACACCGATAGCGATACTGTCGGTGATGTCTGCGACAACTGCCCTACTGATCTCAACACCAATCAGGCGGATGGCGACGACGACACCGTGGGCGATGTTTGTGACAACTGTCCGACCGATCCCAATGTCGATCAAGCTGATGCCGACTCCGACGATGTGGGTGATGTTTGCGATAACTGCCCAACTGATCCCAATACTAATCAGGCGGATGGCGATGGCGATACTGTCGGTGATGTCTGTGATAACTGTCCGGAAGTCTGGAACCAGGATCAGTCAGACGTTGACACCGACGGTGTTGGCGATCTCTGCGATAATTGTCCGGATGACCCCAACACGAATCAACTCGATAGCGATGATGACGGTATCGGAGATGAGTGTGATCCGTGTCCTCTGGATCCGGATAACGACATCGATGGCGACGGTTATTGCAGTGATATTGACAACTGCCCAACAGTATACAACGACGATCAGGCGGATGACGATAGCGATGATATAGGCGATGTCTGCGACAATTGCGTCAACGCTGCCAATATGGACCAGACTAACTCTGATGGCGACGAGCACGGCGACGCCTGTGATAACTGCCCAGGCGACGACAACCCTGACCAGTCCGATGTGGACAATGATACCGTCGGTGATGTCTGTGACAACTGTCCGGACAGCATCAATACCGACCAGAATGATCAGGATGAAGATAGTGTCGGCAATGTCTGCGATAATTGCCCTACCGTGCATAACCCGGATCAAATCGATACAGACGGTGACGGACTGGGTGATGCGTGTGACGGCTGCTGCGAAGGCATACGCGGTAATGTCAATGGCGACCCGGCAGACCTGGTACAGATTGATGATCTGACATACCTGGTTGCCTACCTCTTTACCGGGGGGCCAGAGCTACCATGTATGGATGAGGGGAATATTAACGGTATATCCGGACCGGGGGGTGATATCGATATTTCGGACCTGGTTTACCTTGTCGACTACCTATTCCGCGGAGGCCCAGCCCCTGCGGATTGTCCGTGGTAA
- a CDS encoding class I SAM-dependent methyltransferase, which yields MLNMLYDWPKYYEVAFSFRDIPHEARFIRDCIRRFSAIPVRRVLEIGCGPAPHAGELQSLGYQYTGLDINRKMLAHAENKWRHLNPRPVLLESDMTSFEGVDRADFAYILLGSLYLHSIDEMNSHFDSVAKALNPGGLYFLDGCIQFSDPLGNNRDNAYTIEKDGITVSSEFAIELLDADRQMYEEVWTVNVDDHGHKKKFEMVERNKSIEPTEFVGFISQRPDFELVGWWQDWNFDRPILRASNVTRPIALVRRVASNDR from the coding sequence GTGCTAAACATGCTGTACGACTGGCCAAAATACTACGAAGTAGCGTTTTCGTTTCGCGATATTCCTCACGAAGCGAGGTTCATACGCGACTGCATCAGACGCTTCTCGGCCATCCCCGTCCGCCGTGTACTGGAGATTGGTTGTGGACCGGCACCCCACGCAGGTGAACTTCAATCACTTGGTTATCAATACACTGGACTCGACATCAACCGTAAGATGCTCGCCCATGCAGAGAACAAATGGCGACATCTGAATCCTCGTCCGGTGTTACTCGAATCCGATATGACCTCCTTTGAAGGCGTCGACCGCGCTGATTTTGCCTATATCCTGCTGGGGTCGCTATATTTGCACTCAATAGATGAGATGAACTCTCACTTTGACTCGGTTGCCAAAGCCCTCAACCCGGGCGGCCTCTATTTCCTGGACGGGTGCATCCAGTTCTCCGACCCACTCGGTAACAATCGTGACAATGCCTACACCATTGAGAAAGACGGCATCACAGTGTCTTCCGAGTTCGCTATTGAACTATTAGACGCCGATCGTCAGATGTACGAGGAGGTCTGGACAGTTAACGTCGATGACCACGGCCATAAGAAGAAGTTTGAGATGGTAGAGCGTAATAAATCAATCGAGCCGACCGAGTTTGTCGGTTTCATCAGCCAACGACCGGATTTCGAACTGGTCGGCTGGTGGCAGGATTGGAATTTCGATCGCCCGATCCTCCGGGCTTCCAATGTCACTCGGCCTATCGCCCTGGTACGCCGCGTAGCATCAAATGACCGCTGA
- a CDS encoding sigma-70 family RNA polymerase sigma factor → MAIFHIILKIVRDKETANDLVQETFMKAFSSLATYRSEYRFSTWLYRIAANCSIDFLRKKRIKALSLDRPINGQSDGREFEIPDYSYHPERDLVRKEQRIGIGDAIESLPDKYREVIVYRHQDDKSYEEIADLLGIPLGTVKARIFRARELLKKKLRGI, encoded by the coding sequence ATGGCCATTTTCCACATAATCCTGAAGATTGTTCGGGATAAGGAGACGGCCAATGATCTGGTGCAGGAGACGTTTATGAAGGCCTTCTCGTCGTTGGCCACATATCGGTCGGAATATCGTTTCTCTACCTGGCTTTACAGGATTGCGGCCAACTGCTCCATTGATTTCCTTCGCAAGAAACGTATTAAGGCACTGTCGCTGGACAGGCCGATTAACGGGCAATCTGACGGCAGAGAGTTCGAGATTCCTGACTATTCGTACCATCCGGAGAGAGATCTGGTACGCAAAGAGCAGCGTATAGGTATCGGGGATGCAATTGAGTCGCTACCCGATAAATATCGAGAAGTTATAGTTTACCGCCATCAGGATGATAAATCGTACGAAGAAATAGCCGATTTATTAGGTATACCGCTGGGTACGGTAAAAGCGCGGATTTTTCGGGCCCGTGAGCTTCTCAAGAAAAAGCTCAGAGGTATTTAG
- a CDS encoding DUF4097 family beta strand repeat protein, whose product MPWRFIIAFGFLTTVLLTGTPAFGDDYTFDYQRIIDLDQRATLDLTVPRGNIVITSSEDDRVVIDAVKRIRAGSSDEAQDVADHIEIKVRQIGSDIIIQTNYLRFHGRGRNFWQKLLGAGSDTYGAVDYTIAVPTSIDIAINGVATDITLSSIEGEIDIENQEGTTKGEFLFGPVTVRQPSGTVSLQWIEGDIRVKTATSKIEINQVRGALDVTSLTGDVYVRTELDSPRDFFVHSSSGNIRFTIPEMSSGKLHIESDAGDIKTDVPISIESVSNYQVVGEFGRGGPSINISSSTGDVHVALY is encoded by the coding sequence ATGCCATGGCGTTTTATCATAGCTTTTGGTTTCCTAACCACGGTACTGCTGACTGGAACTCCGGCCTTCGGTGACGATTATACCTTTGACTATCAGAGGATAATTGATCTTGACCAGCGAGCGACACTCGATCTCACTGTCCCACGAGGTAATATTGTAATCACCAGTAGCGAGGATGATCGAGTCGTTATCGATGCCGTTAAGCGGATTCGGGCCGGAAGCAGCGATGAAGCCCAGGATGTGGCCGATCATATTGAGATCAAGGTTCGTCAAATTGGGTCGGATATTATCATCCAGACAAACTACCTTCGGTTTCATGGTCGTGGTCGGAACTTTTGGCAGAAACTTCTGGGAGCTGGTTCCGATACCTATGGCGCAGTAGATTATACTATTGCTGTGCCTACTTCGATTGATATTGCTATCAATGGTGTAGCCACCGATATTACTCTCTCCTCGATAGAGGGGGAAATAGATATTGAAAACCAGGAAGGAACCACAAAAGGCGAGTTCCTTTTTGGCCCGGTCACTGTTCGCCAGCCGTCCGGCACTGTAAGTCTGCAATGGATTGAAGGTGATATTCGTGTGAAAACGGCAACCAGCAAGATTGAAATCAATCAGGTTCGAGGGGCACTGGATGTGACGAGTCTGACAGGGGATGTTTACGTTCGCACAGAACTGGACAGCCCTCGCGACTTCTTCGTCCATTCCTCCAGCGGAAACATCCGTTTCACAATTCCTGAGATGTCGTCCGGTAAGCTGCATATTGAGTCCGACGCCGGAGATATCAAGACGGATGTGCCGATCTCGATTGAGTCGGTTTCTAATTATCAGGTGGTAGGTGAGTTCGGTCGGGGCGGACCGAGCATAAACATCTCGTCATCTACTGGTGATGTACATGTAGCTCTATACTAG
- a CDS encoding polymer-forming cytoskeletal protein yields the protein MRATIKPALVAFICFWLLSSISAAPPEPDRSDPVAIDSADHLSISEVDDSAGSDFPSDPMFNEIILTPEGVIAIGTDGLEWYYDFEVDAFVEGLGSGTQKPTSGWRTSNEMDVMDRCTEQRWIGTLEKTVLIGYDEFVEGDIIAYGRVTIRGWVKGSVKSIRGRVLITESGHVDGSVEATSVVKKPGGTVLGEIIESESPLELEDFTPAFSGDGLVVVIVFTVLLMFFCFLLVELMPRQIGRMQECIGKRRIKTSLLGFLFLLLLPIVIALAAVTIIGLVVVPFIPFIYLGAFILGEVIFGNAIGRITAIRLLGGEKGMLFQSVLGVFLHMSLWILVAVLLGQQGDVAEGFGVFFLVVAIMITAFPILSGLGAAILTRFGFRDYKGLRDRRHSDGETPAPAPPPIRPVSHVHPPDPSQPPEATDQSDRTDESK from the coding sequence ATGCGCGCTACGATTAAACCAGCCCTGGTGGCCTTCATATGTTTCTGGCTGTTGTCCAGTATTTCGGCCGCTCCTCCAGAGCCCGATCGAAGTGATCCGGTTGCAATAGATTCTGCAGACCACCTCTCAATTTCCGAGGTTGACGACTCGGCTGGCTCTGATTTTCCTTCCGACCCCATGTTTAATGAAATTATTCTCACACCGGAGGGTGTGATCGCCATAGGAACCGACGGACTCGAATGGTATTACGACTTTGAAGTAGATGCCTTCGTCGAGGGTCTTGGCTCCGGCACTCAGAAACCGACATCTGGCTGGCGCACAAGTAATGAAATGGATGTCATGGATCGCTGCACAGAACAGCGGTGGATTGGCACGTTGGAAAAGACCGTGCTAATTGGCTATGACGAGTTTGTCGAGGGGGACATCATTGCCTATGGCCGAGTGACGATTCGGGGATGGGTCAAAGGAAGTGTCAAATCCATCAGGGGGCGGGTACTCATTACCGAATCCGGCCATGTGGATGGCAGCGTGGAAGCCACCAGTGTTGTGAAAAAACCTGGCGGGACTGTCCTTGGCGAAATAATCGAGTCCGAATCACCGCTGGAACTGGAGGATTTCACTCCAGCTTTCTCTGGTGATGGCTTGGTTGTAGTCATCGTATTTACCGTACTATTGATGTTTTTCTGTTTCCTACTCGTCGAACTCATGCCTCGACAGATCGGGCGGATGCAGGAGTGTATCGGTAAGCGCAGGATCAAAACTTCGCTGCTCGGCTTCTTGTTCCTGCTACTATTGCCCATTGTCATCGCCCTGGCCGCCGTTACAATTATCGGTTTGGTAGTTGTGCCCTTCATCCCTTTCATCTATCTGGGCGCTTTTATCCTTGGCGAGGTGATTTTCGGTAACGCTATCGGTCGCATCACAGCTATCAGATTATTAGGTGGCGAGAAAGGCATGCTGTTCCAGTCGGTCCTGGGTGTCTTCCTGCATATGTCGCTGTGGATTCTTGTGGCTGTATTGCTGGGCCAGCAAGGTGATGTAGCCGAGGGATTTGGAGTATTCTTCCTGGTCGTGGCTATTATGATCACTGCCTTCCCAATTCTTTCGGGTCTGGGCGCCGCTATCCTGACTCGCTTCGGCTTCAGGGATTACAAAGGGTTAAGAGATCGCCGCCACTCTGATGGGGAGACACCAGCCCCGGCTCCTCCACCTATACGCCCGGTATCCCATGTTCACCCACCCGATCCCTCGCAACCACCCGAGGCTACCGATCAATCCGATCGAACCGATGAATCTAAATAG